The sequence ATCGCATAGGTCAACGCCTTGCGCACCAGCTTGTTGTTCAGCCCGTTTTTGATCGTGTTAAATGACAGATAGTGTGTCGTCCCTTCCGCCAGCGTGCTGTACTCCGGCGTGCCTTTGTTCAGATCGATGAACTCCTGTTCGTTGAGCTGCAGGCGGTCGATCACGCCTTGCCGATACAAGCTGGTGCTCGTGACAAGATCGTTCACGATCGTATAGTGCACCGTGTCCAGCTTCACCGCTTGCGCATCCCAATAGTGCTCGTTTTTGACAAGCTTCATCATGCCTTCATGCTCCCACTCAGTCAGTTTGAACGGCCCGTTCGACAGCACCTTGTCCGGGTCTTGCCCGTGCTGTTCACCGATCTGATCGACAAACGCCATGTTCACCGGGTAGAAGACCGGGTGCGCCACCTGTTCCAGAAAATATGGCACAGGATGCTGCAGCTTCACTTGCAGCGTGCGGTCATCAAGCGCTTTCACGCCCACCGCGTCGGCCGTCTGCTTACCGGAGTTAAAGTCGAGCGCCCCTTCGAGATCCATCATCAAGAATGCCCACTGTACCGAGTTATGCGGATCAAGCACCCGTTTCCAGGCATATTCAAAATCCTTTGCCTTCACCTGCGATCCGTTCGACCACTTCGCTGCTGGGCGCAGGTGGAACGTATAGGTCTTGCCGTCGGGTGAGACCTGCCATTGATCGGCGACGCCCGCCTCCACACGACCGGTCTTGTCGAGGCGCACCAGCCCTTCTTGGGTCTGCGCGATCAGCGAAAAGGCGTCTGGCGTCGTGGCCTTGGCCGGATCCATCGATTCGATCTCGCCGTTCAGCGCCAGGCTGAGCGACATGCTGTGGCCGTTGGACGCGAGCTCGACCCGGTTCTGCGCGGCGTTCCACTTCACGCCAACGCCGAATCGTTCCAGCAGACGCACCGGCACCATCGTCGCGCCGTTGCGCAGTTCTGCCGGCACGCTGAGCGTAAAGGTCTGATCATTGACGACCAGCATCGTGCCGCCGATGCGGACGAATCCTGTGTCATCGCCGAGCTCCACCCGCACCTGCTGTTTCTCCGCTTCCCACGTCACCTTGCCGCCGAGCGCTTCGACGACGGTGCGCAGTTGCACCATGGTCTGACCTTGCTGCAAATAAGGCTGCATCTGAAACTTCAACGCTTTGTTGTCCAACGCCACCCCAACGCCTGCCGCCTGCGCAGCACCGCTGCCGGCCGTTGCCAGCATCGTAACGGCCGCCAAAGTGACCATCGATTTTCTATACATCGTCTTCATTCGAACCCCGACCTTTCTCTCTCCGCTTCACATCCATTATCTTACAACAAGAAAGATTCCCCTCTTTTTCCCATTTCCCTCTTTTGCAATCAATTTGCAACATTTTAGTAATTTTTCAGACTAATTAAGAAAGGGGGTAGGTTGCCATTCTTCGTATTCTTAAAGGTCTGATCATTGGAATCACCATTTTGCTGGGCATTCTGCTGCTCGGGAATCTGGACAAAATTTATGTAAAAGAAGCTCCCGAACGCATCTATGTCACCGTGCAGCCGAATCGCGATCTGGAAACCGTCATGAAACAATATGAAGATACCGCTGTCTTAAACAGAGCGACCGGCCTCGTGGAAGTCCCGTACGGACAGACGCAGGAATTCATGCGGATCTTGAAAAAAGACCCGCAGATCCTCCGCATCGGGCCGATGCCGATCCCGCCGAAGATCGATGTGAAAAATCTTGTCGTCGAAGTCCGCGACCAGATTGTCGGTTACACAGAAGGCGAGTTCGGCACGATCACCTACCGCAACCGGCCGGACCGGCAATTGCCGATCGATCCGCAGCTGAAAAAGATGGTCGAGCGCTCCTTCTCCTATCTGATCCCGGCGCTGCTGACTTCGATCGTCGCCGGGTTCCTGCTCGCGCTGCTCGCCATCTGGCTGCCGCGGGCGGGTCGCGTGCTCGACCGGATCAACCGCCTGCTGCTCGCGA comes from Tumebacillus sp. BK434 and encodes:
- a CDS encoding ABC transporter permease subunit; this translates as MLGILLLGNLDKIYVKEAPERIYVTVQPNRDLETVMKQYEDTAVLNRATGLVEVPYGQTQEFMRILKKDPQILRIGPMPIPPKIDVKNLVVEVRDQIVGYTEGEFGTITYRNRPDRQLPIDPQLKKMVERSFSYLIPALLTSIVAGFLLALLAIWLPRAGRVLDRINRLLLAMPDFLVVALMQMIAILLAMALRKKVLTIMQFADDTPFLIPFLAITLLPTALMYGAFRIAVTREWEEGYIKTAYAKGMSRPHVIIWHIMRNVTEDLLTVLPRVVSVAITSLVVAEVMCGVFGLGGYAINPDLHKVTSLPATCAILACFGLLTHVLVAVLRRFLVVKTKEVA
- a CDS encoding ABC transporter substrate-binding protein, translated to MKTMYRKSMVTLAAVTMLATAGSGAAQAAGVGVALDNKALKFQMQPYLQQGQTMVQLRTVVEALGGKVTWEAEKQQVRVELGDDTGFVRIGGTMLVVNDQTFTLSVPAELRNGATMVPVRLLERFGVGVKWNAAQNRVELASNGHSMSLSLALNGEIESMDPAKATTPDAFSLIAQTQEGLVRLDKTGRVEAGVADQWQVSPDGKTYTFHLRPAAKWSNGSQVKAKDFEYAWKRVLDPHNSVQWAFLMMDLEGALDFNSGKQTADAVGVKALDDRTLQVKLQHPVPYFLEQVAHPVFYPVNMAFVDQIGEQHGQDPDKVLSNGPFKLTEWEHEGMMKLVKNEHYWDAQAVKLDTVHYTIVNDLVTSTSLYRQGVIDRLQLNEQEFIDLNKGTPEYSTLAEGTTHYLSFNTIKNGLNNKLVRKALTYAIETSSIAGIQGDSAPATGFVPTGITDHLGGEFRKKGVDQIAQQDNVTKAKAILAEGLKQLGRTELPPMTLLVDDSMQKRKIADRIAADWKQNLGVEIKVEAVPFKIRLQRTQEDNFDIALMAWQGDYNDAGTFLDMWETHNYFNASNYSNPEYDELIQQSDLTPDMGYRTKLLSQAETLLLDDMPVVPLYFNNKSYLTKPYVKGLATHSFGFLYDLKQVYVEGRN